Proteins from one Sulfurovum sp. TSL1 genomic window:
- a CDS encoding thiamine pyrophosphate-dependent enzyme: MSHDIYKINPEFREIMPKEIIELEENATWAKNMDKPRGIKELPDTKELLEEHSLCAGCPEAAALRYVLSALPKPEDTIIVNSTGCTSLMFPHIALHTVHSLFGNQNAVASGIKRVLDWRFPDTQKDVVVLAGDGATVDIGLDYTLQSFFRQEKITTICFDNEVYANTGGQESGMTAKGQVFKMAPTGKKFDKVPMWELAKTSGCHYSVNMTASAPKAVAKAVREAILVAREIGPTYINLYTPCILEIGLSANEGLGEMKDQDKDRFASYKHVSPEAEEYLKKCKAEGLL, encoded by the coding sequence ATGTCACATGATATATATAAAATCAATCCTGAATTTAGAGAGATCATGCCTAAAGAGATCATTGAGCTTGAAGAAAATGCTACATGGGCTAAAAATATGGATAAGCCACGTGGTATTAAAGAGCTTCCGGATACAAAAGAGTTACTTGAAGAACACTCACTATGTGCCGGATGTCCAGAGGCAGCTGCATTAAGATATGTACTCTCTGCATTGCCTAAGCCTGAGGATACAATCATTGTAAACTCAACAGGTTGTACATCTTTAATGTTCCCACATATTGCACTTCATACAGTACACTCACTCTTTGGTAACCAAAATGCTGTTGCATCTGGTATCAAAAGAGTATTGGACTGGAGATTCCCGGACACACAAAAAGATGTGGTTGTTCTAGCAGGTGACGGTGCGACTGTTGATATCGGTCTTGACTATACACTTCAATCGTTCTTTAGACAAGAAAAGATCACAACGATCTGTTTTGATAACGAAGTATATGCAAACACAGGTGGTCAAGAGTCAGGTATGACGGCTAAAGGTCAAGTATTTAAAATGGCACCAACTGGTAAAAAGTTTGACAAGGTACCAATGTGGGAGCTTGCTAAAACTTCTGGTTGTCACTACTCTGTAAACATGACTGCTTCTGCGCCAAAAGCAGTAGCTAAAGCAGTAAGAGAAGCGATTTTGGTTGCAAGAGAGATCGGACCAACTTATATCAACCTTTATACACCATGTATCCTTGAGATCGGTCTAAGTGCAAACGAAGGTCTTGGTGAGATGAAAGATCAAGATAAAGACAGATTTGCATCTTATAAACATGTTTCACCAGAAGCAGAAGAATACTTGAAAAAATGTAAAGCAGAAGGACTTTTATAA
- a CDS encoding GTP-binding protein: MIQSFILTGFLGVGKTTMLTNTVKEHFTDKKVAIIVNEFGDIGVDGNILKNVHSEVLEISEGCICCQLAQEFESGVIEIMNKYNPEIIFVETSGASEPFPIFLSLQNLGISVEGVICVVDAKNFDSYKENSTAKYQIGGSNIILLNKTDLVNEDELEAVKQDVIEIKEKYNIKNTLTGKKIFNHYVINYAQQGIVHKEVFEGVYKVDEIIGMAKEYEHLDHTTQDSITQKVVYLKDDVTFSDVDEVLKTLPKSIYRVKGVVRTKDVPNPIVINYSFGNVSFEELENYTERSIMIFIGEAIDNDVNLLCEKFDFLNLPRFRMAK; the protein is encoded by the coding sequence ATGATACAATCATTTATACTTACGGGATTTTTAGGTGTTGGTAAAACCACCATGCTCACAAATACAGTCAAAGAACATTTTACTGATAAAAAAGTAGCTATTATTGTAAATGAATTTGGTGATATTGGCGTAGATGGAAATATATTGAAGAATGTACACAGTGAAGTACTTGAAATTTCAGAAGGGTGTATCTGTTGTCAATTGGCCCAAGAGTTTGAAAGCGGTGTGATCGAGATCATGAACAAATATAATCCTGAGATCATATTTGTTGAGACTTCAGGGGCATCTGAGCCTTTTCCAATCTTTTTATCGCTTCAAAACCTGGGTATCTCTGTTGAGGGGGTTATTTGTGTGGTCGATGCAAAAAACTTTGATTCCTATAAAGAGAATTCAACGGCTAAATATCAAATTGGCGGTTCTAATATCATCCTCCTGAATAAGACCGATCTTGTGAATGAAGATGAATTGGAAGCTGTCAAGCAAGATGTCATTGAGATCAAAGAAAAGTACAATATCAAAAACACGCTTACAGGCAAAAAGATATTCAATCACTATGTGATCAATTATGCCCAGCAGGGTATTGTCCATAAAGAAGTCTTTGAAGGTGTCTATAAGGTCGATGAGATCATCGGAATGGCGAAAGAGTATGAACACCTTGATCATACGACACAAGATTCTATCACCCAAAAAGTGGTTTATCTTAAAGATGATGTTACATTTTCCGATGTCGATGAAGTGTTAAAAACGCTTCCAAAAAGTATTTACAGGGTCAAAGGTGTCGTAAGAACCAAAGATGTTCCCAACCCTATCGTGATAAATTACTCATTCGGTAATGTCTCCTTTGAAGAGTTAGAGAACTATACTGAACGATCTATTATGATATTTATCGGTGAAGCCATAGATAATGATGTTAATCTGTTATGTGAAAAATTTGATTTTTTAAACCTGCCTAGATTTAGAATGGCCAAATAG
- a CDS encoding 2-oxoacid:acceptor oxidoreductase family protein, translated as MAKDSIKIRMPALGGQGAVTAAHIAATAADTEGYYAVSNPFFGAEKRMAPSESYVRIGTVPIYDRGEVIYPDIVMIYHPQVITMGKSYTMPFYAGIKENGLVIINSDIDLLTDEDKKTLDDLNVKVLTRDFTQFAIDQAGTELATNMAMLGALFGALGTVSKPAIEEGIKDRFLKKYTASGGTATLDSVIEKKFKKKMDLIQKNLDTASAAFDLTAEWCKEVGFEQMLEAPSK; from the coding sequence ATGGCAAAAGATTCAATTAAAATCAGAATGCCCGCTCTAGGTGGGCAAGGGGCGGTTACTGCTGCCCATATTGCAGCAACTGCAGCGGATACAGAAGGTTACTACGCGGTATCTAACCCATTCTTTGGTGCTGAAAAACGTATGGCTCCATCTGAGAGTTATGTAAGAATAGGTACTGTGCCTATCTATGATAGAGGGGAAGTTATCTATCCTGATATCGTTATGATCTATCACCCACAAGTTATTACTATGGGTAAATCATATACTATGCCTTTTTACGCTGGTATCAAAGAGAATGGTCTTGTTATCATCAACTCTGATATAGATCTTTTAACTGATGAAGATAAAAAAACATTAGATGACTTGAATGTAAAAGTTCTTACTAGAGACTTTACGCAATTTGCTATCGACCAGGCAGGTACTGAACTTGCTACAAACATGGCAATGTTGGGTGCACTTTTTGGTGCTCTAGGTACTGTTAGCAAACCTGCTATTGAAGAAGGTATTAAAGACAGATTCCTTAAGAAATATACAGCTTCTGGTGGTACAGCTACACTTGACTCTGTTATTGAGAAAAAGTTCAAAAAGAAAATGGACCTGATCCAGAAAAACCTTGACACTGCATCTGCAGCATTCGACTTGACTGCTGAATGGTGTAAAGAAGTAGGTTTCGAACAAATGTTGGAAGCTCCAAGCAAATAA